Proteins co-encoded in one Theileria equi strain WA chromosome 3, complete sequence genomic window:
- a CDS encoding hypothetical protein (encoded by transcript BEWA_006260A) has translation MVMEINTVCSIDEYSTNFKTVTNDMNLNYETEPNQDESAEVYRMCGSKSLPKKQINTTVLDNIPYDEIENIETPSYFGKGTKKKKRFGVQHVPYFSISLVKEVVPYERLATTRVRVEFIVINSNQNKEIIDSLLKKAQEFTKKTRFIDQKSISTGLGIDVILSKVILKK, from the exons ATGGTTATGGAAATAAACACCGTTTGTTCCATTGATGAATATTCTACCAATTTTAAAACGGTTACGAATGATATGAATTTGAACTACGAGACAG AACCAAATCAAGACGAATCTGCAGAAGTTTACAGGATGTGTGGTAGCAAAAGTCTACCAAAAAAGCAGATTAATACTACCGTGTTGGATAATATTCCatatgatgaaattgaaaaCATAG AAACACCCTCGTATTTTG GTAAAGGAacaaagaaaaagaagaggtttGGAGTTCAGCATGTGCCATATTTCTCAATTAGTTTGGTGAAGGAGGTTGTGCCATATGAAAGATTAGCTACTACAAGGGTTAGAGTCGAATTTATTGTCATAAACTCCAATCAGAACAAAGAAATAATCGACTCTTTGCTTAAGAAAGCACAAGAGTTTACGAAGAAAACTAGATTTATTGATCAAAAATCAATTTCCACAGGATTAGGAATAGATGTTATCTTATCGAAAGTTATACTTAAAAAGTAA
- a CDS encoding ribosomal RNA methyltransferase, putative (encoded by transcript BEWA_006240A) — translation MVTFKLRNKATSHSAEWVRRQITDRYVIQKQIDNYRSRAAYKLIELDDKYFIFKKNQTIVELGCYPGGWAQVALDRALCGASSSRVIGIDKIQIDPIPNYTFIKGDINDEITQSKLLATLDNAKADVVLSDLAPNCTGIKHDDHLNSAELCLQAGSLMERIIAVGGCFVVKIFMGSQLDNYKTYLRSLFSSVNSAKPKACRAESKEMYFVCRDFMGMRDIRGDVQTQGSFYPKEGRL, via the exons ATGGTTACATTTAAGCTGCGGAATAAGGCCACTAGTCACTCTGCAGAATGGGTCAGAAGGCAAATAACAGATAGATACGTTATACAGAAGCAAATT GACAATTATCGCAGCAGAGCAGCTTACAAACTAATCGAACTAGACgataaatattttattttcaagAAGAATCAGACTATCGTTGAATTAGGTTGTTATCCTGGAGGATGGGCTCAGGTTGCGCTCGATAGAGCTCTCTGCGGAGCATCCTCTTCTCGTGTTATAGGTATAGACAAGATACAAATAGACCCC ATACCCAattacacatttataaaGGGGGACATAAATGACGAGATCACACAGTCAAAGCTATTGGCGACCCTGGATAACGCAAAAGCAGATGTG GTTCTTAGCGACTTGGCTCCAAATTGTACTGGTATCAAACATGATGATCATTTAAACTCCGCCGAACTCTGCCTGCAAGCGGGATCACTAATGGAAAGG ATAATCGCTGTTGGTGGCTGTTTCGTtgttaaaatattcatGGGTAGCCAGTTAGATAATTATAAGACGTATCTGCGTAGTCTTTTTAGCTCAGTAAATTCAGCAAAGCCAAA GGCTTGTAGAGCCGAATCTAAAGAAATGTACTTTGTATGCAGAGACTTTATGGGAATGCGGGATATTAGGGGAGATGTTCAAACTCAAGGAAGcttttatccaaaggaaggGAGACTATAG
- a CDS encoding hypothetical protein (encoded by transcript BEWA_006230A) produces MHQSSDSFSLCSKDNKSGYGSGKSISEALQNYIRHALEGETVTSNGMGIMTNSDKPVSPLFAGISVKISDDESASFLDSINRVNKEWLPICSPLFGHEFTEHCETCESSTIHKNISIAEENCSSIRLQDSHHITLYFFGKVKKTPEEKEKDAQWIKEQLDKLDPNYRVMLDNLTPYEFAVALFYKKFYKIPFLFEDAHTEKVEHVEPRHGFPMCCKNVQVKNDQEEPSLVPVKMHYLVLVPGVVLLAIVSLGKSIVSIPAKDFKTFSLLEKVPFVSEEHGLCGSRVGSLIKKCENGNSVMVEDHHCTHITLGTAKEYKPVISNNICEAIQSYLTYANAKCSHNKECSGVVKISKHDIPKKVSIEELSSNLKVYSSGPYTFGDIKLGFVASIPWLLSGSPKENELCEPEKPLNMQHHKGNHHFKIKDEYKDIYRDTTCFFSEDHSWFYIRKLPVVQEHESGDNNNAKWLVDAYIVPINKIITGNIQFNG; encoded by the coding sequence ATGCATCAGAGTTCAGATAGCTTTAGTCTATGCAGCAAAGATAACAAGAGTGGATACGGGTCTGGAAAAAGTATTTCTGAGGCATTGCAAAACTATATTAGACACGCCCTGGAAGGTGAAACTGTCACAAGCAACGGTATGGGAATAATGACAAACTCTGATAAACCTGTATCTCCTCTTTTCGCTGGAATATCCGTGAAAATAAGTGATGATGAGAGTGCTTCGTTTTTGGATTCTATCAACCGTGTGAACAAAGAATGGTTACCAATATGCTCTCCACTCTTTGGCCACGAGTTCACTGAACATTGTGAAACATGTGAATCCTCGACTATCCACAAAAATATTAGCATAGCAGAAGAAAATTGCTCCTCAATACGTCTGCAAGACAGTCATCACATTACACTCTAtttttttggaaaagttaAGAAAACACCtgaagagaaggaaaaggacGCACAGTGGATAAAGGAACAGTTAGATAAATTAGACCCTAACTACAGGGTTATGCTGGATAATTTGACACCTTATGAATTTGCTGTAGCACTATTCTACAAAAAATTCTACAAGATTCCATTCTTGTTTGAGGATGCACACACTGAAAAGGTTGAACACGTGGAACCCAGACATGGATTTCCCATGTGCTgcaaaaatgtacaagttaAGAATGACCAAGAAGAGCCTAGTTTGGTTCCCGTAAAAATGCATTATCTGGTGCTTGTTCCCGGCGTAGTACTGTTAGCCATCGTTTCACTTGGCAAATCGATAGTAAGTATTCCAGCCAAGGACTTTAAAACATTCAGCTTGCTCGAAAAGGTTCCATTTGTTTCTGAGGAGCATGGTCTCTGTGGTAGCAGAGTAGGTAGCTTAATTAAAAAAtgtgaaaatggaaattcAGTAATGGTGGAAGATCATCACTGTACACATATTACTTTGGGCACTgctaaagaatataaacCTGTCATTTCAAATAACATATGCGAAGCGATCCAATCTTATCTCACATATGCCAACGCAAAGTGTTCTCACAACAAAGAGTGCTCCGGTGTAGTTAAAATCAGCAAGCACGACATTCCAAAAAAAGTATCAATTGAGGAGTTATCTAGCAATCTTAAGGTATATTCTAGTGGACCATACACATTTGGGGACATAAAACTTGGTTTCGTTGCTAGCATACCTTGGCTTCTAAGCGGTAGTCCTAAGGAGAACGAATTATGCGAACCCGAAAAACCACTCAACATGCAGCATCATAAGGGAAACCATCATTTCAAAATAAAGGATGAGTAtaaggatatttatagagACACCACATGTTTCTTTTCAGAAGATCATAGTTGGTTCTATATAAGGAAGTTACCTGTTGTGCAGGAACATGAATCTGGAGATAACAACAATGCAAAATGGCTTGTTGATGCATATATAGTGCCTATAAACAAGATTATCACTGGAAATATACAATTTAATGGTTAA
- a CDS encoding hypothetical protein (encoded by transcript BEWA_006220A): MLKNKPHPSVSDSCLKDGKITRENNEPSALHDAFEDAYSTYKSCNFLDASRLLEKVGKNATKLSVTHIASKCYRILGKIHLMQGDALTASQFLSKSDTSLSTLTVLARAAVLEYKSNHNDIALHFAKSLLLYLLESNAINNSKKTIKLHSIFLELLSYSGELLHFDVLLKKFKKDIKYNPLHKRKLLLLAKRIAKTCVFTKDLSNTLNACHKERHEHIIKKIGPINEVHVSQACINFCRELSLNLHRESDIKYTLEIESDTTYETVLCIVKFLVGIDQRGIDPRTSFVQVNVEGSDPLVLNLTKNPCNTDSNTTPSILSHRQGQREIKRRAMNTSEASSVRSHNLKRFWITASYLINLPQSFHIMTSESSNNSSKHSDSHDSESPEFSVYPSDVARFIKYSALHYNLRNAHVILATSNSSCISEKTSRFIMDKKLISLLESKRKWNVLELYLHVLNFLLRHPQLFEKHYPNYAIFVSYLYSTIHKNFCDTFSSNSNYPIIYENNPFKYGKLVGDNDYYEMFSTINFKLGVRLLFILYKGLKLSLSGSFKHDLLFDMETSRGLMRFVFDLCTVNLLQSCAKNIIKTPRPILLRSKIFYISLKMLLLTSKPGNFTDVSYSEKGKSLAFSVKNILELVKNDSNILNYNTFWIKKPLYLFSNKNTHFNHTNYSDRVILRHQNWIKKFYKSLKQSFKHTFFQTGTLETADSIERNMHKKLNTLRKRLFLVLNEFTDLTHIYNIHRYKSPILDWDISRFSWDSVYSIYQNSMSSKEDKSMAMDDKLYFSEVEEILLYATTEISKGERLPKYIGQILFVLCDILSFIAMNLQKTNVQTFTNNDCNSDVAKRFGVTQKSLFTIAISLLYIINNLYECRESIDIAETQFMDDEESPSNSREVIIKDFFGLNAELLNDLHKNFNCFESFSLSKRFSLTFHPLITRILLHSFFIINSELRNLNHLDQGVNGEGHAVSYLLFGIFSQICTAILLSPFNLIFAKDNNGRTKKMGISPLLCIVMNYSDGSGLLNKVINKPTIDIDDLETTGHNLLEQDKLFSFLAILDSFIQIETIYSCSFIKYVDRDLIPESFRKFIQSDLDGNEFTDVHDKLNLGFPLFLFNKLMYLFDIPFIRSFDLELDYLHESVNSTRTINIFNEELISLFSKVAHYRFRIKELDGIKTTTRILIPKGEQDAINEIFQKCFSLVYTKNRDITYSTMSALLSVHLRKNFPIEKPLTYTSVIFLNDRTDKEYISSAKKSFDGSCILFFEDKCSGKIFNFFKTFPDPLILDFNDPSQYHDDRIVLYNKYIDNMNNLLTTQALFDSNNILSTLLTKPSFNFPPSFKGIYMKLIKQYCIIDYAKNYEINDPINLDDVLTQLDTINLASVLMPKSVDIWFCAAIKNFELFLWHSKRYGPTFNDTRSFFPMRNDQSSIIKIIKRTLYLIDITVQTYSYFLSGRNDTSNKLLKNVFIRENIFFGEIDLDSHEFVLRSNRRCKILLFSKCTVLLYLLKIGENIPCRILLDGFSQILGQTGFVFHTCNKGFEKITRNFNSSPNDRVSTFLKNLDSNYKLFYDSEDMETFYLQLKVLERVAKSFYLSKEIYIKLWSRILCGYCDYLAILLRIDYLSHRKNTGDCGPLTSYYSFMHIINSEFMTRFSDGKVQKDILVSFYKLHISRLRLCYLHPEMFYIAFPFRFSNSESESLTVSESELSNSTDFYLLWAKKMQYCCQASNISYNEVINDAFSALLYVTTRCSSDLSYKLYFKLSHYHYRLGNIETSMKFLKETSDKTTFVKQHTTGSVSQDIGYLRNCRKMALFRSRILFDMVYEAIVFSKNHSDKEYTLFSTCLRKLNSMSIDQNSSKAQKNISKPQGTWLFAGFKSITRLDNLVDAIDLSLSSLQKINRKFKQLIQGGDTKSQTFYSLLYVQNVLYNALASSFILLVASCPHFLSLPIVVDIMEPSDVNTIAETELYKEYERVNFNSNEIVESLFSLITEDGHVEDIHGFLKEKNVLHKSSIFVKYGENTATLDMRIVKQLFTLWNVKLFQKPTELSNSIGKSFHSACTKLLYMAPADSIQFKNSKNAALVEGTVVRISDEWISTLRLVSPQKAAAALNEAINKHKDDAKPDQTQI, from the exons ATGctaaaaaacaaaccacATCCAAGTGTTAGTGATTCGTGTCTAAAAGATGGTAAGATAACTAGGGAAAATAACGAGCCTTCTGCGTTACACGACGCATTTGAGGACGCTTATTCCACATATAAATCTTGCAACTTTTTGGATGCGTCAAGGCTTTTGGAAAAAGTTGGAAAGAATGCAACGAAGTTGAGCGTTACACACATTGCCTCAAAATGCTACCGTATTCTAGGAAAAATCCACCTAATGCAGGGTGATGCTTTGACAGCATCTCAGTTCTTATCCAAGAGTGATACATCTCTATCAACATTGACCGTACTTGCGAGGGCGGCAGTCCTGGAATATAAATCTAATCATAATGATATAGCATTACACTTTGCCAAAAGTTTGTTATTGTATTTGCTAGAATCCAACGCGATTAACAATTCAAAAAAGACCATAAAGTTACATAGTATCTTCCTGGAGTTGTTATCATATTCCGGAGAGTTGCTCCACTTTGATGTTCTGTTAAAGAAATTTAAAAAGGATATTAAGTATAACCCATTACACAAGAGGAAATTGCTATTACTCGCCAAGAGGATTGCAAAAACATGCGTATTTACAAAAGACTTATCTAACACATTGAATGCATGTCATAAAGAAAGGCATGAACATATTATAAAGAAAATAGGACCAATCAACGAGGTACACGTCAGCCAAGCTTGCATAAATTTCTGCAGAGAACTTTCACTAAATCTCCATAGAGAATCTGACATAAAATATACTCTTGAGATAGAAAGTGATACGACTTATGAAACAGTTTTGTGcattgtaaaatttttagTCGGTATTGATCAACGAGGGATAGATCCCCGTACTAGTTTTGTACAAGTAAATGTGGAGGGTTCGGATCCTTTAGTGCTTAACTTGACGAAAAATCCATGTAATACTGACTCTAATACTACGCCTTCCATCCTTAGTCATAGACAAGGACAACGGGAGATTAAGCGGCGTGCAATGAATACATCAGAGGCATCTTCAGTGAGGTCTCATAATTTGAAACGCTTTTGGATTACTGCATCTTATCTTATAAATTTACCACAATCCTTCCATATTATGACCTCAGAATCTTCAAATAACTCTAGCAAGCATTCTGATTCACATGATTCTGAATCTCCAGAGTTTAGCGTTTATCCATCTGATGTAGCGAGATTTATCAAATATTCTGCATTACACTACAATTTGAGGAATGCTCATGTGATATTGGCCACTTCAAACTCTTCTTGCATTTCCGAAAAAACATCAAGGTTTATAATGGATAAAAAGCTCATTTCTCTTCTTGAAAGCAAAAGAAAGTGGAATGTACTTGAATTATATCTACACGTCCTGAATTTTTTGCTAAGGCATCCGCAACTCTTTGAAAAGCACTATCCTAATTATGCAATATTTGTCTCTTACCTGTATTCTACCATTCACAAAAATTTTTGtgatacattttcatcaaacTCAAACTATCCAATTATTTATGAGAACAATCCATTTAAATATGGGAAGCTGGTTGGTGATAATGATTATTACGAGATGTTTTCAACTATAAATTTCAAATTAGGGGTGAGACTATTATTCATACTTTACAAAGGTTTGAAATTATCTCTCAGTGGTTCATTTAAGCATGACCTTTTGTTTGATATGGAAACTTCCAGGGGACTTATGAGATTCGTTTTTGATCTTTGCACCGTAAATTTGCTACAATCATGCgctaaaaatataataaaaacACCACGCCCAATCTTGTTGAGATCTAAGATCTTTTACATttctttgaaaatgttGTTATTGACGAGTAAACCTGGAAATTTTACGGATGTGTCATATTCAGAAAAGGGCAAATCCCTTGCTTTTTCCGTGAAAAACATTCTAGAATTAGTAAAAAATGATAGCAATATATTGAATTACAATACGTTTTGGATAAAAAAGCCTTTGTATCTGTTTAGTAACAAAAATACACACTTTAACCACACTAACTATTCAGACAGAGTAATATTGCGTCATCAAAATTGGATTAAAAAGTTCTACAAAAGCTTAAAACAGTCTTTTAAACACACATTTTTCCAAACCGGTACATTGGAAACTGCAGATTCGATAGAAAGAAACATGCATAAAAAATTAAACACTCTGAGAAAAAGGTTGTTTTTGGTTCTCAATGAATTTACAGATTTGACCCATATTTACAATATACACAGATACAAATCACCTATTTTAGATTGGGACATATCTAGATTTAGTTGGGACTCAGTTTATTCCATATATCAAAATTCTATGTCTTCCAAAGAAGATAAGAGTATGGCTATGGATGACAAGTTATACTTTTCCGAGGTAGAAGAAATTCTCTTGTATGCTACAACCGAAATTTCCAAGGGAGAGAGACTCCCAAAATATATAGGGCAAATATTATTCGTTTTATGTGATATTCTTTCTTTTATAGCTATGAATTTGcaaaaaacaaatgtacaaaCGTTCACAAATAATGATTGTAACTCGGATGTAGCAAAAAGGTTTGGGGTTACACAAAAATCACTGTTTACTATTGCTATATCGCTATTGTATATAATAAACAATTTGTACGAATGTAGAGAATCGATTGATATCGCTGAAACACaatttatggatgatgaagaatctccatctAATTCAAGAGAAGTTATCATAAAAGATTTTTTTGGACTTAATGCAGAGTTATTGAACGATTTGCATAAAAATTTCAACTGCTTCGAATCATTTTCTCTGTCTAAAAGATTTAGTTTGacttttcatcctttaaTAACCAGGATTTTGCTTCACTCATTTTTCATAATAAACTCTGAACTGCGAAACTTAAATCATCTGGATCAAGGTGTTAATGGTGAAGGTCATGCAGTTTCATATCTtttatttggaatattttcTCAAATTTGTACTGCTATTTTATTATCACCATTCAATTTGATATTTGCCAAGGATAATAATGGACGTACTAAAAAAATGGGTATTTCTCCTCTTCTTTGCATTGTAATGAATTATTCTGATGGATCCGGATTACTGAATAAAGTTATTAATAAACCTACCATTGATATAGATGATTTAGAAACTACCGGTCACAATTTACTGGAACAGGATAAgttattttcatttttgGCCATATTGGACTCTTTTATACAAATAGAGACTATATATAGTTGTTCTTTTATTAAATACGTGGATCGGGATCTGATTCCTGAAAGCTTTCGAAAGTTTATACAAAGTGATCTAGATGGTAATGAATTCACCGATGTGCATGATAAGCTTAATCTTGGTTTTCCCTTGTTTCTTTTCAATAAATTAATGTATTTGTTTGATATTCCTTTCATTCGTTCTTTTGACTTAGAGTTAGACTATCTACACGAATCTGTAAATTCGACTAGAactataaatatatttaatgAGGAATTAATATCTTTGTTTTCTAAGGTAGCTCATTATAGATTTAGAATTAAGGAATTAGATGGCATTAAAACTACTACGCGTATACTTATTCCGAAGGGTGAACAAGATGCAATTAACGAAATCTTTCAAAAGTGTTTTTCGTTGGTTTATACAAAGAACAGGGACATAACATATTCTACAATGTCGGCATTACTATCTGTACATTTACGTAAGAACTTTCCTATTGAAAAACCCCTTACTTATACTTCTGTGATTTTTCTGAATGATAGAACGGACAAAGAATACATTTCTAGCGCAAAAAAATCTTTTGATGGATCATGTATCTTGTTTTTTGAAGATAAGTGTTCTGGGAAGATTTTTAACTTCTTCAAGACATTTCCTGATCCTTTGATACTTGATTTCAATGACCCTAGCCAATACCATGATGATAGGATAGTACTTTACAATAAGTATATTGACAATATGAACAATCTGTTAACAACACAGGCTCTATTTGATTCCAATAATATTTTATCTACACTTTTAACCAAACCATCTTTTAATTTCCCTCCAAGTTTCAAGGGTATATATATGAAGTTGATAAAACAATATTGTATAATCGACTATGCTAAGAACTATGAAATTAATGATCCGATTAATCTTGATGATGTGTTGACCCAACTGGATACAATTAATCTTGCCAGTGTACTAATGCCTAAAAGTGTAGATATTTGGTTTTGCGCTGCCATAAAGAATTTTGAATTATTCTTGTGGCATAGTAAGAGATATGGACCAACTTTCAATGATACGAGATCGTTTTTTCCTATGAGAAATGACCAGAGTAGCATcataaaaattataaaacGTACGCTTTATCTCATTGATATAACAGTTCAAACCTACAGTTACTTTTTATCAGGGAGAAATGACACTTCAAACAAGTTGTTAAAGAATGTATTTATTAgggaaaatatattttttggtGAAATAGATCTCGACTCCCATGAGTTTGTACTCCGTAGTAACAgaagatgtaaaatacTTCTATTTTCAAAGTGCACAGTTTTACTATATTTACTTAAGATTGGAGAAAATATTCCATGCCGCATTCTATTGGATGGATTTTCACAAATATTAGGTCAGACGGGGTTTGTATTTCATACTTGTAACAAAGGATTTGAAAAGATTACGAGAAATTTCAACTCTAGTCCAAATGATAGGGTTTCAACTTTCCTCAAGAACTTAGATTCCAATTACAAGCTCTTTTATGATTCTGAAGATATGGAAACTTTCTACTTGCAGTTAAAAGTTCTTGAAAGGGTAGCAAAAAGTTTCTATTTAAGCAAAGAAATATATATAAAGCTTTGGTCCAGAATATTGTGTGGATATTGTGATTACCTTGCTATTTTATTGAGAATAGACTATCTGTCGCATAGGAAAAATACAGGAGATTGTGGACCACTTACTTCTTACTATTCCTTTATGCATATCATAAATTCTGAATTTATGACAAGATTTTCAGATGGAAAGGTCCAAAAAGACATACTTGTATCGTTTTATAAACTTCATATATCAAGACTTAGGCTTTGTTATCTTCACCCAGAAATGTTTTATATTGCTTTTCCATTTAGATTTAGTAATTCAGAGTCTGAAAGTTTGACAGTTTCGGAATCGGAACTATCTAACTCGACTGATTTCTATTTGTTATGGGCAAAGAAGATGCAGTATTGTTGTCAAGCATCAAATATTTCATATAACGAAGTCATTAATGATGCATTTTCTGCTCTACTATATGTTACGACGAG GTGTAGTAGCGATCTATCATACAAACTTTATTTCAAGCTTTCTCATTACCACTACAGACTTGGGAACATTGAAACAAGTATGAAATTCCTAAAAGAAACAAGTGATAAAACTACTTTTGTAAAACAACATACTACTGGCTCGGTTAGCCAAGATATTGGATATTTGAGAAATTGCAGAAAAATGGCTCTTTTTCGATCTAGAATTTTGTTCGATATGGTCTATGAAGCGATTGTTTTCAGCAAAAATCATTCTGATAAGGAGTACACTCTTTTTAGCACATGTTTGAGAAAATTGAATAGCATGAGCATTGATCAAAATTCCTCAAAGGCTCAAAAAAACATATCTAAACCGCAAGGTACATGGTTATTTGCTGGATTCAAGTCAATAACACGTCTAGATAATTTGGTAGATGCCATTGACTTATCTTTAAGTTCTTTACAGAAAATTAATCGCAAATTCAAACAGCTCATACAAGGTGGAGATACTAAATCGCAaacattttattctttgcTTTATGTGCAGAATGTATTGTATAATGCACTGGCATCTTCCTTTATACTCTTGGTGGCAAGTTGCCCGCACTTTTTGTCCCTTCCAATAGTGGTTGACATTATGGAGCCTTCAGACGTAAATACTATCGCAGAGACGGAACTCTACAAGGAATATGAGAGggtaaattttaattcaAATGAGATTGTGGAGTCTCTGTTCTCTCTAATAACTGAAGATGGGCATGTTGAGGATATACATGGATTTCTCAAGGAGAAGAATGTCTTGCATAAGTCATCcatatttgtaaaatacgGTGAGAATACAGCAACTTTAGACATGAGGATAGTAAAACAACTTTTTACTCTTTGGAATGTGAAGTTGTTTCAGAAGCCCACAGAACTTTCAAATTCGATTGGTAAGAGCTTTCACAGCGCATGCACAAAGCTTCTATATATGGCACCAGCGGATTCGATTCAATTCAAAAACTCTAAGAATGCTGCGCTTGTGGAAGGCACTGTAGTAAGAATCAGCGATGAGTGGATATCCACTCTCCGCCTTGTCTCCCCCCAAAAGGCAGCTGCAGCATTGAACGAGGCCATAAACAAACACAAAGATGACGCGAAACCTGATCAAACACAAATATAA
- a CDS encoding small nuclear ribonucleoprotein gar1, putative (encoded by transcript BEWA_006250A), with translation MLDRGGFGGRGAKRGGKFNNRGRGGGQSQFLGEPDKIIEVGTVSHACEDELVIKCTLTEQVPYFNARIFLSNKQEIGKIDEIFGPLDDYYCSVKLSEGVKAKSFEENSKLYLDPVQTLPMARFLPGAAKQGADKTAKKKIPVNKGKQFTKGVGRGGFRLNRGNSKAIRGTMMRGRGTSF, from the exons ATGTTAGATAGAGGTGGATTCGGTGGTAGGGGTGCCAAAAGAGGAGGTAAATTTAATAACCGTGGGAGAGGAGGTG GACAATCGCAATTCCTAGGAGAACCAGATAAAATTATCG AGGTAGGAACTGTATCGCACGCTTGTGAAGACGAATTAGTAATAAAATGTACTCTTACTGAGCAAGTTCCATACTTCAATGCAAGAATCTTCTTGAGTAACAAGCAAGAAATCGGAAAAATCGATGAGATCTTTGGTCCTCTAGATGACTAT TACTGTTCCGTAAAACTCAGCGAAGGAGTAAAGGCAAAGTCATTTGAGGAGAATTCAAAGCTATACCTGGACCCTGTGCAAACTCTGCCAATGGCTCGCTTTTTACCAGGAGCCGCAAAACAAGGCGCTGATAAAACTGCCAAAAAGAAGATACCCGTTAACAAAGGGAAACAGTTTACAAAGGGCGTTGGAAGAGGAGGCTTCCGACTGAATAGAGGAAATTCTAAAGCTATACGAGGAACTATGATGAGAGGGCGTGGTACATCATTCTAG